The genomic segment GGTATGCACCCGGGCCGGAGCGGTGATTTTCAAAGTCGGAGTTTAAGTGAGGTGAAGTCTTCGTTGCGCTGCGGATTCACGACCGGGGCGGCGGCCTCCGCCGCCGGTGTTGCGGCTTATCTGCGATCCCGGCGGGGAGAAATCCCGGCGGTTGTGGAGCTGTGTTTTCCGGATGGTCGGCGGCGGGCGATTGCGACCAACTGGCGGGGCGGGGCCGAATTCGCGGTCGTCAAGGACGGCGGCGATGATCCGGATGTCACCGATAAGGCCTTGATTCTGGCGAAGTATCTTCCGGTTTCCGCCGCGGCGCTGGGGCCGCATGACTACCTGCTTGAAATCGGTCGCGCTCATCTGATTCTGCGCGGCGGCGACGGCGTCGGTCTCTGCCGGCGGCCGGGGCTGGACTGCGCGGAAAACCACTGGGCGATCAATCCGGGCCCGAGGAAGATGCTGGCCGCCAACCTCGCCCGGATTGGTTTCGGTGAAACGCCGGAATGGGGTCTGCTGACCATCACGGTGCCGGAGGGTGGACGGCTGGCCCAAAGGACCCTGAACCCCCGGCTCGGGATCGTCGGAGGCATTTCCATCCTCGGAACTTCGGGCATCGTTTATCCTTACAGCCACAAGGCCTATGTCAAAACCATCATGGTTCTGGTCCGGGCCCTGGCCCTGGCCGGGGGCGAGCGGCTGGTGCTGACCACCGGCGGCCGGACGCTGCGAGCGGCCGCCGAACGGCTGCCGGAACTTGACGAAAGCTGTTTTGTCAGGATCGGGGATTTTATTTACGACAGCTTGCGGGCGGCGCAAGCACAAGGCCTGACGCAGGTGGTCATTGCCTGCATGCCGGGCAAGCTCTGCAAATACGCCGCCGCTTACCATAACACGCACGCCGCCAACGTCGACCAGACCCTGGCTCCGCTGGTCGAAGCTTTTCTCGCGGTCGGCGGCGATGCGGCAACGGCGGCAAAACTTGCGGCTTGTCCGGCCGTGCGTCAGGCCCTGGAACTGATTCCCGCGGCCCGGCTTGAAGCCTGTTTGGGTCGGCTGGTCGAGCGGGCCCTCGGGGTTTTGCGGGACTGGTTTCCGACTTTGCACCTGCGTCTGCTGCTCTTTGATTTCGAGGGCAGGCTGCTGCTGGACCGGGGAAGTTCCTGATATTTATCTTCCGGGCGCGAGCCTGCGGGCTCAGGTTGCCGTTGCCGTTGTTTAAACACAGTATTTTAAGTGAGACAGGTTTTTTGATGAACGGAAGCATCACCATTCTTTCCTGCGGCCCCGGGCTGAAAAACCTGCCCGCCTTACAGGATGAAATTTTTGCCGGAATCGAGGTTCTGGCCGGCGGCCGCGCTTTGCTGTCGGCGTTGGCGGCGTTTGCCGGGGAAAAGGTGGTGCTCGCGGCCGACAGCGCCAAGGCGGTCGCGACCCTGTGTCAACTGGCCGCGCGCGGCCGTCGGATTCTGGTGCTGGCTTCGGGCGACGCCCTGTTTCATGGTATCGGCGGTACCTTCGCCCGCTTGCCGGCGGAGCGGCGCCGGGATTTTGCGTTGCGGATCATTCCCGGACCGACCGCTTTTCAGGGTTTGTTTGCCTTTCTGCAAAAGCCCTGGGAGGCGGCCCGTTTTTTCAGTTTACATCAGGGGGGCGCGCTGCCCGCCCGGGAAATCATCAGCGCCCGGCTGGCCGTGGTTTATGGGGGCGGCCGCCGGAATGCCGCGCGCCTGGCGGCCGAACTGCTGGAGATTTTTCCGGAGCAGGAAAGGCGTCCGGCGGTGCTGGCTGAAAATCTGGGGCTGGCCGGAGAGCGGATCGTTTCCTCGAATCTGGCCGCGATTGCGGCCCTGGCCTGCGGGCCGCTGTCTTTTCTGGTGCTGCTGGAAGATGAGGCGGGGACGGAGCGACCGTTT from the Pseudomonadota bacterium genome contains:
- a CDS encoding cobalt-precorrin-5B (C(1))-methyltransferase, with translation MHPGRSGDFQSRSLSEVKSSLRCGFTTGAAASAAGVAAYLRSRRGEIPAVVELCFPDGRRRAIATNWRGGAEFAVVKDGGDDPDVTDKALILAKYLPVSAAALGPHDYLLEIGRAHLILRGGDGVGLCRRPGLDCAENHWAINPGPRKMLAANLARIGFGETPEWGLLTITVPEGGRLAQRTLNPRLGIVGGISILGTSGIVYPYSHKAYVKTIMVLVRALALAGGERLVLTTGGRTLRAAAERLPELDESCFVRIGDFIYDSLRAAQAQGLTQVVIACMPGKLCKYAAAYHNTHAANVDQTLAPLVEAFLAVGGDAATAAKLAACPAVRQALELIPAARLEACLGRLVERALGVLRDWFPTLHLRLLLFDFEGRLLLDRGSS
- the cbiT gene encoding precorrin-6Y C5,15-methyltransferase (decarboxylating) subunit CbiT, which produces MNGSITILSCGPGLKNLPALQDEIFAGIEVLAGGRALLSALAAFAGEKVVLAADSAKAVATLCQLAARGRRILVLASGDALFHGIGGTFARLPAERRRDFALRIIPGPTAFQGLFAFLQKPWEAARFFSLHQGGALPAREIISARLAVVYGGGRRNAARLAAELLEIFPEQERRPAVLAENLGLAGERIVSSNLAAIAALACGPLSFLVLLEDEAGTERPFLALGLEDAFFAPENGLITHPEIRAAALAKLRLPPSGVLWDIGAGSGSVGLEAAGLRPEMRVFGLEKKAERVARIRTTMQKLGLANYGISLGSAPAGMKLLPPPARIFIGGGGEQLPLIMEQAFAALVSGGRMVVAAVTMEALQQLIAWRPEACREAVQIAVSRLTGLAGRYRFMKSDNPVYLFVFVKEIGL